Genomic DNA from uncultured Methanospirillum sp.:
ACAGGTCTCTGCCGGAGTAAGGCTCACTTCTTCCTCGTTTTCCCGGGCAAGTCCCTGATAACTGGCACTATTGGTTGAAATGGATCCCATTCCGATCTCATCCAGGAGCAGATGAGCAATGTTTTCGAGATCATCCAGGTTGTACCGGTGAATAGTAACCCGTGAGGTTACCTGCACTCCGGCATCCTGCAGGGTTTTAATTCCCCGGATTGCCCCATCAAATGCCCCGGTACCCCGAAGACGATCATGCACGGCTGCACAGGATCCATCAACCGATACCTGGACATAGTTACATCGTCCGGTCGATGCGATGAACGTTGCAATATCAGGGGTGATCAGACCACCATTGGAGAGGACAGCAAACCGCATCTTGTTTGCAACAATCCCCTCAATCATCTCCCTCAGATCTTCCTTGATAAACGGTTCTCCTCCGCCGATGGTGATCTCCATGATCCCCACATTCCCGCATTCTTCAAAGAAAGTTCTCCACCCGGATGCAGGGATTTCTCCCCCGGTATCTGCCGGACTGGTCCGGTGAAAGCAGTACTTGCATTTCAGGTTACACCGGGAGGTGATATCGATATCAATGGACTTCGGAGTTTTCATGACCCTGCGGTTTTCGGTCATAATCCTCCATCATCCGACCTGGGCGTATCCAAGCCGTACAATCTGATCACAGAAATTTTTGATATCTTCAGTCAGATCGTCAGGGATATTCTCGTATTCATCCTGAATCGCTGCAATGATTCCATTCAGATCTTTGCCTTCGCTCAGGGATTTCCAAATGGTAACCCCGGTAGGTGTCAGGCCGACGGCCTTTCCGGTATCAGGGTTGAACAGGAGTGCCCAGTCATCAAACTCTTCGCGGAGTGAGATCTGAGATCCTGGTGTTGGGATTGAAATCTGGTTAGTCATGATAAAAAAGTCCGGGTTGTCCATTGCCAGAACTGCATACATTAGAATTTTCATTACCATTACGACAATAACTGGTGGTTCGCCCTCCTCCGGAGTAACATACTGAGGGTGAACCCCCAGTACTGCACACACTCCTCCGGTTCGTAGTTCCCCCACGAGCACACATGGTGGCGGTATGGTTGGGCATATTACCAGCAGGATTGCATGCATCAGTTACAGCACCACCAAAACTAGTACAACCGGTATGTACTCCACTTCCGGTACTACACCAGGAACTCCTAAACATGTACTCCATCATTGCATTCTTTCGCCCCGATCCCGGTAACACCTTCTATACTCAGATCGA
This window encodes:
- the scmE gene encoding SynChlorMet cassette radical SAM/SPASM protein ScmE, translated to MTENRRVMKTPKSIDIDITSRCNLKCKYCFHRTSPADTGGEIPASGWRTFFEECGNVGIMEITIGGGEPFIKEDLREMIEGIVANKMRFAVLSNGGLITPDIATFIASTGRCNYVQVSVDGSCAAVHDRLRGTGAFDGAIRGIKTLQDAGVQVTSRVTIHRYNLDDLENIAHLLLDEIGMGSISTNSASYQGLARENEEEVSLTPAETCIAMEKILQLAKRYNNRITAAAGPLAQGRNYQEMEQARIEDRPIPGRGYLTGCGCMWSKMAVRPDGTYVPCGMLSQIELGKINQHKLLDVWQNHPEFNRLRQRYTIPLSTFPDCADCGYQMACTGNCPADGYSRTGDVYVPSPGGCLKKFLAEGGRIVSIP
- a CDS encoding PqqD family peptide modification chaperone; the encoded protein is MHAILLVICPTIPPPCVLVGELRTGGVCAVLGVHPQYVTPEEGEPPVIVVMVMKILMYAVLAMDNPDFFIMTNQISIPTPGSQISLREEFDDWALLFNPDTGKAVGLTPTGVTIWKSLSEGKDLNGIIAAIQDEYENIPDDLTEDIKNFCDQIVRLGYAQVG